Proteins encoded together in one Catellatospora citrea window:
- the sigB gene encoding RNA polymerase sigma factor SigB, which produces MSDESMNAVAVLDSAPADLDETDERGVSTDLVRAYLNLIGRTKLLTAEQEVSLARRIEAGLMAEYVMERDGIEHDRDLETVIREGHAAKDHLLEANLRLVVSIAKRYTGRGMAFLDLIQEGNLGLIRAVEKFDYTKGYKFSTYATWWIRQAITRAMADQARTIRIPVHMVEQVNRMVRVRRDLATALGREPSIAQIAVALEIPEYQVIELISYDREPVSLDQAVGEDGESALGDFVAAVDPRGDAADALAQGQLRDEVEIVLSTLSQREQAVIRLRFGLDDGRQRTLDEVGKEFGLSRERIRQIEKTTLLKLRSGERAERLSVYAA; this is translated from the coding sequence ATGAGCGACGAGAGCATGAACGCAGTGGCCGTACTGGACAGCGCGCCCGCCGATCTGGACGAGACCGACGAGCGGGGCGTCTCGACCGACCTCGTCCGCGCGTACCTCAACCTCATCGGCCGCACCAAGCTGCTGACCGCCGAGCAGGAGGTCTCGCTGGCGCGCCGGATCGAGGCCGGCCTGATGGCCGAGTACGTGATGGAGCGCGACGGCATCGAGCACGACCGGGACCTGGAGACGGTGATCCGCGAGGGTCACGCCGCCAAGGACCACCTGCTGGAGGCGAACCTGCGCCTGGTGGTCAGCATCGCCAAGCGCTACACCGGCCGCGGCATGGCGTTCCTGGACCTGATCCAGGAGGGCAACCTCGGCCTCATCCGCGCCGTCGAGAAGTTCGACTACACCAAGGGCTACAAGTTCTCCACGTACGCCACCTGGTGGATCCGCCAGGCCATCACCCGCGCCATGGCCGACCAGGCCCGCACCATCCGCATCCCGGTGCACATGGTGGAGCAGGTCAACCGCATGGTCCGGGTGCGCCGCGACCTGGCCACCGCGCTCGGCCGCGAGCCGTCCATCGCGCAGATCGCGGTCGCCCTGGAGATCCCGGAATACCAGGTCATCGAGCTGATCTCGTACGACCGCGAGCCGGTCAGCCTGGACCAGGCCGTCGGCGAGGACGGCGAGAGCGCACTGGGCGACTTCGTCGCCGCGGTCGACCCGCGCGGTGACGCCGCCGACGCGCTGGCCCAGGGTCAGCTGCGCGACGAGGTCGAGATCGTGCTGTCCACCCTGTCGCAGCGCGAGCAGGCCGTGATCCGGCTGCGCTTCGGCCTGGACGACGGCCGCCAGCGCACCCTGGACGAGGTCGGCAAGGAGTTCGGCCTGTCCCGCGAGCGCATCCGCCAGATCGAGAAGACCACGCTGCTGAAGCTGCGCAGCGGCGAGCGCGCCGAGCGCCTGTCGGTGTACGCCGCCTGA
- a CDS encoding GNAT family N-acetyltransferase, which yields MSGADVLLADGTTVHLRQITPQDADAVVAMHSRFSERTRYLRYFSPYPRIPARDLHRFVNVDHLDREAFVVAAGDRLVAVGRYERLGASSHEAEVAFVVEDAYQGRGVGSVLLEHLAAAAAEAGITRFVAEVLPENGAMLRVFTDAGYEVTRRYADGVVTLTFPVAPTERSRAVQADREQRTEARSVARLLRPRGVAVYGASASGHGVGAAVLAHLRAAGFAGPIHHVHPDGPLRSLADLPPSATASTADGGDGATAAAGTARPWVPGSGLAHRGEEEAGSAIDLAVVATPPGALPDVLADAAAAGVHGLLVLTELDPAQRRELVRAARVAGMRVIGPGSLGLADHAVRLNATLVPRLPGPGRVSLFCHSGTLGLLLLAEAERRGLGMSGFVSAGRRADVSGNDLLQFWAEDPQTDVVAMYLESFGNPRKFARIARTAGRHKPIVMLAGHTGHGGSALDDAAMQALRAHSGVIEVGTVGELFDVTTLLAAQPLPTGDRIGVVSNAFALSALAAAEIRAAGLRVGRSGAVGPAAGPDEFAAAVYAALHSDDTDAVVVVVAPPLPTGPLAADQSAETALLAPYADALAKAVHEADKPVLASFLAGRGPAEVPSYRSIEEAVRALAQVTRRAAWLREPPGTLPPPPPGADPLAPTIDTLLHAYGVTVVPSTRAAGGDEVAAATAAYAAPVALKVADRPNRIDLGAVRLNLGGPEEARRAYADLEALFGAGVEVLVQPMVSPGVACVVEIFDDPAFGPVVGFGLAGPVPELVGDRAWRAAPLTDTDAAALVRAPKAAPLLAAADASALAQLLVDLGRLAADTARLRHLVLNPVLVHAAGVSVLHARGELTEATPRPDTGPRQLR from the coding sequence GTGTCCGGCGCGGATGTGCTGCTGGCCGACGGCACCACGGTCCACCTGCGACAGATCACGCCGCAGGATGCCGACGCGGTGGTGGCGATGCACTCGCGCTTCTCCGAGCGCACCCGCTACCTGCGCTACTTCTCGCCGTACCCCAGGATTCCCGCCCGCGACCTGCACCGGTTCGTCAACGTCGACCACCTCGACCGGGAGGCGTTCGTGGTCGCCGCGGGCGATCGGCTGGTCGCGGTGGGCCGCTACGAGCGGCTCGGCGCGTCGTCGCACGAGGCCGAGGTCGCGTTCGTGGTCGAGGACGCCTACCAGGGCCGCGGCGTCGGCTCGGTGCTGCTGGAGCATCTGGCCGCGGCCGCCGCCGAGGCGGGCATCACCCGGTTCGTGGCCGAGGTGCTCCCGGAGAACGGCGCGATGCTGCGCGTGTTCACCGACGCCGGATACGAGGTGACCCGGCGCTACGCCGACGGCGTGGTGACGCTGACCTTCCCGGTCGCACCGACCGAGCGGTCCCGGGCCGTGCAGGCCGACCGCGAGCAGCGCACCGAGGCCCGGTCGGTGGCCCGGCTGCTGCGCCCGCGCGGGGTGGCCGTCTACGGCGCGAGCGCGTCCGGCCACGGCGTCGGCGCGGCCGTGCTGGCCCACCTGCGTGCCGCAGGCTTCGCCGGGCCGATCCACCACGTGCACCCGGACGGGCCACTGCGCTCGCTCGCCGACCTGCCCCCTTCCGCGACGGCGTCGACTGCCGACGGCGGCGACGGCGCGACAGCCGCGGCCGGTACGGCCCGTCCGTGGGTGCCGGGATCCGGCCTGGCACATCGTGGCGAGGAGGAGGCCGGATCCGCGATCGATCTCGCGGTCGTGGCCACGCCGCCCGGGGCGCTGCCGGACGTGCTGGCCGACGCGGCCGCGGCGGGGGTGCACGGGCTGCTCGTGCTCACCGAGCTGGATCCCGCGCAGCGCCGGGAGCTGGTGCGGGCGGCGCGGGTCGCGGGCATGCGGGTGATCGGCCCCGGCAGCCTCGGCCTCGCCGACCACGCGGTACGCCTCAACGCCACGCTCGTGCCGCGGCTGCCCGGACCGGGGCGGGTGAGCCTGTTCTGCCACTCCGGCACGCTGGGCCTGCTGCTGCTGGCCGAGGCCGAGCGTCGCGGGCTGGGCATGAGCGGCTTCGTCAGCGCGGGCCGCCGCGCCGACGTGTCCGGCAACGACCTGCTGCAGTTCTGGGCCGAGGATCCGCAGACCGACGTCGTCGCGATGTACCTGGAGTCCTTCGGCAACCCGCGCAAGTTCGCCCGGATCGCCCGCACCGCCGGGCGGCACAAGCCGATCGTCATGCTGGCCGGGCACACCGGCCACGGCGGGTCCGCCCTGGACGACGCCGCGATGCAGGCGCTGCGGGCGCATTCGGGCGTGATCGAGGTCGGCACCGTCGGCGAGCTGTTCGACGTGACGACGCTGCTGGCCGCCCAGCCGCTGCCGACCGGCGACCGGATCGGGGTGGTCAGCAACGCGTTCGCGCTGTCGGCGCTGGCCGCGGCCGAGATCCGGGCCGCCGGGCTGCGCGTCGGCCGGTCGGGCGCGGTCGGCCCCGCCGCCGGGCCGGACGAGTTCGCCGCCGCGGTGTACGCCGCGCTGCACAGCGACGACACCGACGCGGTGGTCGTGGTGGTCGCGCCGCCGCTGCCCACCGGACCGCTCGCCGCGGACCAGAGCGCGGAGACGGCGCTGCTGGCCCCGTACGCCGACGCGCTCGCCAAGGCCGTGCACGAGGCGGACAAGCCGGTGCTGGCCAGCTTCCTCGCCGGGCGGGGGCCGGCCGAGGTGCCGTCCTACCGTTCGATCGAGGAGGCGGTGCGGGCGCTCGCCCAGGTGACCCGGCGCGCGGCCTGGCTGCGCGAGCCGCCGGGCACGCTGCCGCCCCCGCCGCCCGGCGCCGATCCGCTCGCTCCCACGATCGACACCCTGCTCCACGCGTACGGCGTCACCGTCGTGCCGAGCACCCGGGCGGCCGGTGGGGACGAGGTCGCGGCGGCGACGGCGGCGTACGCGGCCCCGGTGGCGCTGAAGGTCGCGGACCGGCCGAACCGGATCGACCTCGGCGCGGTGCGCCTCAACCTCGGCGGGCCCGAGGAGGCCCGGCGCGCCTACGCCGATCTGGAGGCCCTGTTCGGAGCGGGCGTCGAGGTGCTGGTGCAGCCGATGGTGTCGCCCGGCGTGGCCTGCGTGGTCGAGATCTTCGACGACCCGGCGTTCGGGCCGGTGGTCGGGTTCGGGCTGGCCGGGCCGGTGCCCGAGCTGGTCGGCGACCGGGCCTGGCGGGCCGCGCCGCTCACCGACACCGACGCCGCCGCGCTGGTCCGCGCGCCGAAGGCGGCCCCGCTGCTGGCCGCCGCCGACGCGTCGGCGCTGGCACAGCTGCTGGTCGACCTCGGCCGGCTGGCCGCCGACACCGCGCGCCTGCGCCACCTGGTGCTGAACCCGGTCCTGGTGCACGCCGCGGGCGTCTCCGTGCTGCACGCGCGCGGCGAACTGACCGAAGCCACCCCCCGCCCCGACACCGGCCCCCGCCAGCTGCGGTGA
- a CDS encoding VOC family protein, with amino-acid sequence MSFPGRISVVTLGVTDLARSTAFYQALGWPLSARSQDDISFFRTAGALLALYSSRELAADALLPAHEQAGFRNITCAVNLATEAEVDEALATAVAAGATLLKPAQKVEWGGYSGYFADPDGHAWEVAYNPFWPLNDAGLPELP; translated from the coding sequence ATGTCTTTCCCCGGTCGCATCAGCGTGGTGACCCTCGGGGTCACCGACCTGGCCCGGTCCACCGCCTTCTACCAGGCGCTGGGCTGGCCGCTGTCCGCTCGCTCGCAGGACGACATCAGCTTCTTCCGCACCGCGGGCGCCCTGCTGGCGCTCTACTCCAGCCGCGAGCTGGCCGCCGACGCGCTGCTGCCGGCGCACGAGCAGGCCGGGTTCCGCAACATCACCTGTGCGGTGAATCTGGCCACGGAGGCGGAGGTGGACGAGGCGCTCGCGACAGCCGTGGCGGCCGGTGCGACACTGCTGAAACCCGCCCAGAAGGTGGAGTGGGGCGGCTATTCGGGCTACTTCGCCGATCCGGACGGACATGCCTGGGAGGTGGCATACAACCCGTTCTGGCCGCTCAACGACGCAGGCCTGCCCGAACTGCCATGA
- a CDS encoding SigE family RNA polymerase sigma factor has product MPDDDFQAFVEQRYTALLRTAYLLCGSRDRAEDVLQNALAAALPKWRRMEHPEAYLRRVMVNQLANDWRRPIREIVTAVLPDRARHAGDAVEDRDELWSALRRLPVRMRAVLVLRYWEDRSEQETAQILGVTVGTVKSHSSRGLARLRELIEPGPSAALTTANGGN; this is encoded by the coding sequence ATGCCCGACGACGACTTCCAGGCGTTCGTGGAGCAGCGCTACACCGCGCTGTTACGTACGGCATACCTGCTGTGCGGATCTCGCGACCGCGCCGAGGACGTGCTGCAGAACGCGCTCGCCGCGGCGCTGCCCAAATGGCGGCGGATGGAGCACCCGGAGGCGTACCTGCGCCGGGTGATGGTCAACCAGCTCGCCAACGACTGGCGGCGGCCGATCCGCGAGATCGTCACCGCGGTCCTGCCCGACCGGGCGCGCCACGCCGGCGACGCCGTCGAGGACCGCGACGAGCTGTGGAGCGCGCTGCGCCGCCTGCCCGTGCGCATGCGCGCCGTGCTGGTGCTGCGCTACTGGGAGGACCGGTCGGAGCAGGAGACCGCGCAGATCCTCGGGGTGACCGTGGGCACGGTCAAGAGCCACTCCTCGCGCGGCCTGGCCCGGCTGCGCGAGCTGATCGAGCCGGGCCCGTCGGCCGCTCTCACCACCGCGAACGGGGGTAACTGA
- a CDS encoding DUF7782 domain-containing protein, protein MQTLLETADIDHLRAALTRAGFTASGIAARLGPQAAADAGRSDFRAALRITDSGDPLDTLIRLFICGQTEPESAVAAALAPLPVAAARAAGLLVQGEGGLAAGVDLEPYGDWWVLSDLPAQPGRQLPADHVLGVGGASTTLAGATVRTPVGTALDLGTGCGVQALHLSTHARAVTATDLSPRALRFAATTAALNGMSWELLQGDMLAPVADRRFDLVVSNPPFVVGPGLATHVYRDSGRAGDGVCAELAGAAPTLLAEGGTLQFLANWVHVKGEDWEDRVAGWFAGTGMDLWAIQREVSDPLDYVRLWLADASEKHDAQRAAQWLDWFAAHGVEAIGFGLVTARNSGKADPSVVCEDLRQQVQAPLGDRVAEWFTRRDWLDAHDREQLLAARYRRVDGLQLRQEATMGDDGWMVDRQLLAMPEGLRWVEEIDPLILALVSGSNGDLSLRDQIALLATAHEAPADALSEALLPVIDHLVERGLLLPTS, encoded by the coding sequence GTGCAGACGCTGCTGGAGACCGCTGACATCGATCATCTGCGGGCCGCGCTGACCCGGGCCGGGTTCACCGCCTCGGGCATCGCGGCGCGACTGGGGCCGCAGGCGGCCGCCGACGCGGGCCGCAGTGACTTCCGCGCCGCGCTGCGGATCACCGATTCGGGTGATCCGCTGGACACCTTGATCAGGCTGTTCATCTGCGGGCAGACCGAGCCGGAGTCGGCGGTGGCCGCCGCACTGGCCCCGCTGCCGGTCGCCGCGGCCCGCGCGGCCGGGCTGCTGGTGCAGGGCGAGGGCGGGCTCGCGGCGGGCGTCGACCTGGAGCCGTACGGCGACTGGTGGGTCCTGTCGGACCTGCCCGCCCAGCCCGGCCGCCAGCTTCCCGCCGACCATGTGCTCGGGGTCGGCGGCGCGTCCACGACGCTGGCCGGCGCGACGGTGCGTACGCCCGTCGGCACCGCACTCGACCTCGGCACCGGCTGCGGTGTGCAGGCGCTGCACCTGAGCACGCACGCACGCGCGGTCACCGCCACCGACCTGTCGCCGCGCGCGCTGCGGTTCGCCGCGACGACGGCCGCGCTCAACGGCATGAGCTGGGAGCTGCTGCAGGGCGACATGCTGGCGCCGGTCGCGGACCGCCGGTTCGACCTGGTGGTCAGCAACCCGCCGTTCGTGGTCGGGCCCGGCCTGGCCACGCACGTGTACCGCGACTCCGGCCGGGCCGGCGACGGCGTCTGCGCCGAGCTCGCCGGGGCCGCGCCGACGCTGCTGGCCGAGGGCGGCACGCTGCAGTTTCTGGCGAACTGGGTGCACGTGAAGGGCGAGGACTGGGAGGACCGCGTCGCGGGCTGGTTCGCCGGCACCGGCATGGACCTCTGGGCGATCCAGCGCGAGGTCAGCGACCCGCTGGACTACGTACGCCTGTGGCTGGCCGACGCGAGCGAGAAGCACGACGCGCAGCGCGCTGCGCAGTGGCTGGACTGGTTCGCCGCGCACGGCGTCGAGGCGATCGGCTTCGGCCTGGTCACCGCCCGCAACAGCGGCAAGGCCGATCCGTCGGTGGTCTGCGAGGACCTGCGCCAGCAGGTGCAGGCCCCGCTCGGCGACCGCGTCGCGGAGTGGTTCACCCGGCGCGACTGGCTCGACGCCCACGACCGCGAGCAGCTGCTGGCCGCCCGCTACCGCCGCGTCGACGGCCTCCAGCTGCGCCAGGAGGCAACCATGGGCGACGACGGCTGGATGGTCGACCGCCAACTCCTCGCCATGCCCGAAGGCCTCCGCTGGGTCGAGGAGATCGACCCCCTCATCCTCGCCCTGGTCAGCGGCTCCAACGGCGACCTCTCCCTCCGCGACCAGATCGCCCTCCTCGCCACCGCCCACGAGGCCCCCGCCGACGCCCTCTCCGAAGCCCTCCTCCCCGTCATCGACCACCTGGTCGAACGCGGCCTCCTCCTCCCCACCTCCTGA
- a CDS encoding sporulation protein, with product MVVKRLMRMFGVGGPSVRTELKVSRAKPGGKLSGTVEVTGGDHQVSIGYIALALVTDVGVQGGLLGDQSTEEISRQRVVEGFTLAARERRIFDITCDVPLETPLTRAFGQPLAGMNVGLRTELEVAREVDRTDLDPVEIDPMPAQQHILDALVKLGFQFVKADVERGRLRGLPQTLPFYQEIEFLPGTAYAAQLRNLEVTFVATDRKLHVVMELDRKVGPLADRDIFGRFTVDPATIADTDWRGLLTDWLAQSTTRKGPLF from the coding sequence GTGGTCGTGAAGCGCCTGATGCGCATGTTCGGGGTCGGCGGACCGTCGGTGCGTACGGAGTTGAAGGTGTCCCGGGCCAAGCCCGGCGGCAAACTCAGCGGCACGGTCGAGGTCACCGGCGGGGATCACCAGGTGTCCATCGGATACATCGCGTTGGCGCTGGTCACCGACGTCGGTGTGCAGGGTGGCCTGCTCGGTGACCAGTCCACGGAGGAGATCAGCCGGCAGCGGGTGGTGGAGGGTTTCACGCTGGCCGCGCGGGAGCGTCGGATATTCGACATCACCTGCGACGTGCCGCTGGAGACCCCGCTGACCCGTGCCTTCGGGCAGCCGCTGGCCGGGATGAACGTCGGGCTGCGCACCGAGCTGGAGGTCGCGCGCGAGGTCGACCGCACCGACCTGGACCCGGTCGAGATCGACCCGATGCCCGCCCAGCAGCACATCCTCGATGCGCTGGTGAAGCTCGGCTTCCAGTTCGTGAAGGCCGACGTCGAACGGGGGCGCCTGCGCGGGCTGCCGCAGACGCTGCCGTTCTACCAGGAGATCGAGTTCCTGCCCGGCACGGCGTACGCCGCCCAGCTGCGCAACCTCGAGGTCACCTTCGTCGCCACCGACCGCAAGCTCCACGTCGTGATGGAACTGGACAGAAAAGTCGGCCCCCTCGCCGACCGCGACATCTTCGGCCGATTCACCGTCGACCCCGCCACCATCGCCGACACCGACTGGCGCGGCCTCCTCACCGACTGGCTAGCCCAATCCACCACCCGCAAAGGCCCCCTGTTCTGA
- a CDS encoding acetoin utilization protein AcuC produces the protein MGDHPLNPVRVELTMALARALGVLDRPGVELVVPEQATDAELLRVHRRDYLDAVRAAPDDPFFRGYGLNTPDNPVFDHMHEASALVCGATLAAARAVWSGRARRAVNVSGGLHHAMPARAAGFCVYDDPAVAIADLLAQGAERIAYVDVDVHHGDGVQEIFYDDPRVLTVSLHEGPLTLFPGTGYVEETGGPRAEGSAVNVPLPPGTGDAGWLRAFHAVVPSVVRAFRPQLVVLQAGADTHRLDPLANLRLTVDGQRAAQLAVRALADELCEGRLVATGGGGYALVEVVPRAWTHLLAMVTGEPLDPATPLPESWRTFAAARVPGRDVPTTLTDGGDVAYTPWQPGSDGDRLDQAIMAARRAVFPLHGLDPHDPRD, from the coding sequence ATGGGCGACCACCCGCTGAACCCGGTGCGGGTCGAGCTGACCATGGCGCTGGCCCGCGCGCTGGGCGTGCTCGACCGGCCGGGGGTGGAGCTGGTCGTGCCGGAGCAGGCCACCGACGCCGAGCTGCTGCGGGTGCACCGCCGGGACTACCTGGACGCGGTGCGGGCCGCCCCGGACGATCCGTTCTTCCGCGGGTACGGCCTCAACACCCCGGACAACCCGGTCTTCGACCACATGCACGAGGCGTCGGCGTTGGTCTGCGGCGCGACGCTGGCCGCGGCCCGGGCCGTGTGGTCGGGCCGGGCCCGGCGTGCGGTGAACGTGTCCGGCGGCCTGCACCACGCCATGCCGGCCCGCGCGGCCGGGTTCTGCGTCTACGACGACCCGGCCGTCGCCATCGCCGACCTGCTCGCCCAGGGGGCGGAGCGGATCGCGTACGTCGACGTCGACGTGCACCACGGCGACGGCGTGCAGGAGATCTTCTACGACGACCCGCGCGTGCTCACGGTGAGCCTGCACGAGGGCCCGCTGACACTGTTCCCCGGCACCGGGTACGTCGAGGAGACCGGCGGCCCGAGGGCCGAGGGCAGCGCCGTGAACGTGCCGCTGCCGCCGGGCACCGGCGACGCGGGCTGGCTGCGCGCTTTCCACGCGGTGGTGCCGTCGGTGGTGCGCGCGTTCCGGCCGCAGCTGGTCGTGCTGCAGGCCGGAGCGGACACGCACCGGCTGGACCCGCTGGCGAACCTGCGGCTGACCGTGGACGGGCAGCGGGCGGCCCAGCTCGCTGTGCGGGCGCTGGCCGACGAGCTGTGCGAAGGGCGGCTGGTGGCCACCGGCGGGGGCGGATACGCCCTGGTCGAGGTGGTGCCCCGGGCCTGGACCCATCTGCTGGCGATGGTCACCGGCGAGCCGCTGGACCCGGCCACCCCGCTGCCGGAGTCGTGGCGGACGTTCGCCGCCGCGCGCGTGCCCGGCCGGGATGTGCCGACCACGCTCACCGACGGCGGCGACGTCGCGTACACCCCCTGGCAGCCCGGGTCCGACGGCGACCGGCTCGACCAGGCGATCATGGCGGCGCGCCGGGCGGTCTTCCCGCTGCACGGGCTCGATCCGCACGACCCGCGGGACTGA
- the dtd gene encoding D-aminoacyl-tRNA deacylase — translation MRAVVQTVSRASVTVDGEVVGEIKDGLLVLLGVTHGDTQATVETMARKVYELRLLDGERSASDVGAPLLVVSQFTLYGDARKGRRPTWQAAAPAEVAEPMVTAFVAALRARGATVETGRFRTHMLVESVNVGPNTLILDL, via the coding sequence GTGCGCGCGGTAGTGCAGACGGTCAGCCGGGCGAGCGTGACGGTCGACGGCGAGGTGGTCGGGGAGATCAAGGACGGGCTGCTGGTGCTGCTCGGCGTGACGCACGGCGACACCCAGGCCACCGTCGAGACGATGGCCCGCAAGGTGTACGAGCTGCGCCTGCTCGACGGCGAACGCAGCGCCTCCGACGTCGGCGCGCCGCTGCTGGTGGTCAGCCAATTCACCCTTTACGGCGACGCCCGCAAGGGCCGCCGCCCCACCTGGCAGGCCGCCGCCCCCGCCGAGGTGGCCGAGCCGATGGTCACCGCCTTCGTCGCGGCCCTGCGCGCCCGCGGCGCCACCGTCGAAACGGGACGCTTCCGCACCCACATGCTGGTCGAGTCGGTGAACGTAGGCCCGAACACCCTGATCCTCGACCTCTGA
- a CDS encoding VanZ family protein, which translates to MAQVWELWHTVWITTAALVPLTLLVVAGMVRHRSRAGMPRARAWRWSLAEGVMVLGTLPWVWMTLSPQQVPPGTTMVYLVPLSDLGSYFARPLPWVIAQVGGNLLVFFALGAGAPVRFAALASPARLLLLGAACSLAIEVTQLLFVPDRVFSVDDVLVNAIGCLLGGLATRPWWSRTD; encoded by the coding sequence ATGGCGCAGGTATGGGAGCTCTGGCACACCGTATGGATCACCACAGCGGCTTTGGTGCCCCTGACCCTGCTGGTCGTCGCGGGGATGGTCCGGCACCGGTCCCGGGCGGGCATGCCGCGGGCCCGCGCGTGGCGATGGTCGCTGGCCGAGGGCGTGATGGTGCTCGGCACGCTGCCCTGGGTGTGGATGACCCTGTCCCCGCAGCAGGTGCCGCCCGGCACGACCATGGTGTACCTGGTGCCGCTGAGTGACCTGGGCTCCTATTTCGCCCGGCCGCTGCCGTGGGTGATCGCGCAGGTGGGCGGCAACCTGCTGGTGTTCTTCGCGCTGGGGGCGGGGGCGCCGGTGCGGTTCGCCGCGCTCGCCTCGCCTGCCCGGCTGCTACTGCTCGGGGCGGCGTGCTCGCTGGCGATCGAGGTCACCCAGCTGCTGTTCGTCCCGGACCGCGTGTTCAGCGTGGACGACGTCCTGGTCAACGCGATCGGCTGCCTGCTCGGCGGCCTGGCCACCCGCCCCTGGTGGTCCCGCACGGACTGA
- a CDS encoding metal-dependent transcriptional regulator, translated as MSDLIDTTEMYLRTILELEEEGVPPLRARIAERLHQSGPTVSQTVARMERDGLLTVVETDRHLQLSEAGRAHAVAVMRKHRLAELLLVNVIGMPYEEAHEEACRWEHVMSDAVEKRVYDLLNRPTRSPYGNPIPGLDALDIKPRDTDGGDTPERNLAFPGLTGQVVVRRICESVQTDSEVLRQLHAAGVDPGATVTVAQERDGVSIDHGGEPVRLPREVASRVFVTSR; from the coding sequence ATGTCCGACCTCATTGACACCACTGAGATGTACCTGCGCACCATCCTCGAGCTCGAGGAGGAGGGCGTGCCGCCGCTGCGCGCCCGCATCGCCGAGCGCCTGCACCAGAGCGGCCCGACGGTCAGCCAGACCGTGGCCCGCATGGAGCGCGACGGTCTGCTGACCGTCGTGGAGACCGACCGCCATCTGCAGCTGTCCGAGGCCGGCCGGGCGCACGCCGTCGCCGTCATGCGCAAGCACCGCCTCGCCGAGCTGCTGCTGGTCAACGTCATCGGCATGCCCTACGAGGAGGCCCACGAAGAGGCCTGCCGGTGGGAGCACGTGATGAGCGACGCCGTCGAGAAGCGTGTCTACGACCTGCTCAACCGGCCCACCCGGTCACCGTACGGCAACCCGATCCCCGGCCTGGACGCCCTCGACATCAAGCCCCGCGACACCGACGGCGGCGACACCCCCGAGCGCAACCTCGCCTTCCCCGGGCTCACCGGCCAGGTCGTGGTCCGCCGGATCTGCGAGAGCGTGCAGACCGACTCCGAGGTGCTGCGCCAGCTGCACGCCGCCGGCGTCGACCCGGGCGCGACGGTCACCGTCGCCCAGGAGCGCGACGGCGTCTCGATCGACCACGGCGGCGAACCCGTCCGCCTGCCCCGCGAGGTCGCCTCGCGAGTGTTCGTCACCAGCCGCTGA
- a CDS encoding sulfurtransferase, with protein sequence MANVRTPLITVAELADRLRSGQLTTVLDVRWRLSGPPGRDDYYAGHLPGAVFVDLDRDLCGPPGAGGRHPLPHPEALEGALRAAGVRDGGPVVVYDAGDGMAAARAWWTLRWAGHADVRVLDGGFAAWTAAGGEVTDKPTEVTRGDVTVVPGGLPVLDAAGAAALAADGVLLDARVAPRFRGETEPIDAVAGHIPGARNLPYGELVAADGTLRADLADVFADLGDGPVGAYCGSGVTAAHTVLALHAAGRTDAALYVGSWSHWITDPSRPIGRG encoded by the coding sequence CTGGCGAACGTGCGAACTCCACTGATCACTGTGGCGGAGCTGGCCGACCGGCTCCGCTCCGGGCAGCTCACAACCGTGCTGGACGTGCGGTGGCGGCTGTCCGGCCCGCCCGGCCGCGACGACTACTACGCCGGCCACCTGCCGGGCGCGGTCTTCGTCGACCTGGACCGCGACCTGTGCGGGCCGCCCGGCGCGGGTGGCCGCCACCCGCTGCCGCACCCGGAGGCGCTGGAGGGCGCGCTGCGCGCCGCGGGCGTACGCGACGGCGGGCCGGTCGTCGTCTACGACGCCGGTGACGGCATGGCCGCGGCCCGCGCCTGGTGGACGCTGCGCTGGGCCGGGCACGCCGACGTGCGCGTGCTCGACGGCGGTTTCGCCGCCTGGACCGCCGCCGGTGGTGAGGTGACCGACAAGCCGACCGAGGTCACCAGGGGCGACGTGACCGTGGTGCCGGGCGGTCTGCCGGTGCTCGACGCCGCGGGCGCGGCCGCGCTCGCCGCCGACGGGGTCCTGCTGGACGCGCGTGTCGCGCCGCGGTTCCGGGGCGAGACCGAGCCGATCGACGCGGTGGCCGGGCACATCCCGGGCGCCCGCAACCTGCCCTACGGCGAGCTGGTCGCCGCCGACGGCACGCTGCGCGCCGACCTCGCCGACGTGTTCGCCGACCTCGGCGACGGGCCGGTCGGGGCATACTGCGGCTCCGGTGTGACCGCCGCGCACACCGTGCTGGCCCTGCACGCCGCGGGCCGCACCGACGCCGCGCTCTACGTCGGCTCCTGGAGCCACTGGATCACCGACCCGTCCCGCCCGATCGGCCGCGGATGA